A single genomic interval of Pseudomonas sp. FeN3W harbors:
- a CDS encoding SDR family oxidoreductase yields MTDREQTAVICGGTAGVGRATAHAFAQAGYRVAVIARGEQGLADTRNELEAAGAKVLAIAADVADPEAIDQAADRIEAELGPIEIWVNAAMATVFGPVNKISAAEFKRVTDVTYLGFVHGTLAALRHMESRNRGTIVQVGSALSYRAIPLQSAYCAAKFAIRGFTDSLRCELIHTNSRVRLTMVQLPAHNTPQFDWSRNKMQKRPQPVPPIHTPAVAARAIVRAATDAPRELWIGRASFQAIIGNMFMPGLLDRMMAKQAWSGQMTDSPAGDEQPDNLFHPVEGLHRLEGRFGAQAKDKALGLSSESVGKLATGALALVMVICVAAVVAIAR; encoded by the coding sequence ATGACTGACCGTGAACAGACCGCCGTGATCTGTGGCGGGACCGCAGGCGTAGGCCGCGCGACGGCTCACGCGTTCGCCCAGGCGGGCTACCGCGTCGCCGTGATTGCGCGTGGTGAGCAGGGCCTGGCGGACACTCGCAACGAGCTGGAAGCGGCTGGGGCGAAAGTTCTGGCAATTGCCGCGGATGTCGCCGACCCCGAAGCTATCGATCAGGCGGCCGATCGGATCGAGGCGGAACTGGGGCCGATCGAGATCTGGGTCAACGCGGCGATGGCGACGGTGTTCGGCCCGGTGAACAAGATCAGCGCGGCGGAATTCAAACGTGTGACCGACGTGACCTATCTGGGCTTCGTGCATGGCACGCTGGCGGCGCTGCGGCATATGGAGTCTCGCAACCGCGGCACCATCGTCCAGGTGGGTTCGGCGCTGTCCTATCGCGCGATACCGCTGCAATCGGCCTACTGCGCCGCCAAGTTCGCCATTCGTGGGTTCACCGACTCGCTGCGCTGCGAACTGATCCATACCAACAGCCGGGTGCGGCTGACCATGGTGCAGCTGCCAGCGCACAACACGCCGCAGTTCGACTGGTCGCGCAACAAGATGCAAAAACGACCGCAGCCGGTCCCACCGATCCATACGCCTGCTGTGGCAGCGCGCGCGATTGTCCGCGCGGCAACCGATGCGCCGCGCGAACTGTGGATCGGACGCGCCTCTTTTCAGGCGATTATCGGCAACATGTTCATGCCCGGCCTACTCGACCGGATGATGGCCAAGCAGGCCTGGAGTGGGCAGATGACCGACTCGCCGGCCGGTGATGAACAGCCTGACAACCTGTTCCATCCCGTAGAGGGCCTGCACCGTCTCGAAGGGCGCTTCGGCGCGCAGGCCAAGGACAAGGCACTGGGCCTCAGTTCCGAATCCGTGGGCAAGCTGGCCAC
- a CDS encoding vitamin K epoxide reductase family protein has translation MTWNDVISGALIVLFAILSLKRISWAQWANTIMGLWLMFAPLLFWTPSPASYGNALLVGGLVIAFSTLVPMMPGMSMSGMMQKAAVPPGWDYNPSTWLQRLPIAILAVIGILLARYLTAYQLGHTSNAWDPFFGTQPNGTETIITSDMSRAWPVSDAGIGVMAYMIELLMAVMGDARRWRTMPWMVAAFGVVVVPLGVVSIFFIIAQPIFIGTWCTLCLAQALAMLVMMPYALDELVAMCQFLKDARRRGKPFWRTFFKGDAMEGAREDNTPEFDGSLSSMTLRGLRGVNLPWGLALLCILGVWLMSTRLIFGTDGAMANSDHLMGSLLLTVSVLACAEVARPLRFLNLPIGAWLLASPAFLDGAGFAATVGSLIAGALVIGLSLPRGPIHHRYAGWNALLR, from the coding sequence ATGACCTGGAACGACGTCATCAGCGGCGCGTTGATCGTGTTGTTCGCCATCCTCTCGCTCAAACGGATCAGCTGGGCGCAATGGGCCAACACGATTATGGGATTGTGGTTGATGTTCGCGCCGCTGCTGTTCTGGACTCCTTCCCCGGCGAGCTACGGCAATGCCTTGCTGGTCGGCGGGCTGGTAATTGCCTTCTCCACTCTGGTGCCGATGATGCCCGGCATGAGCATGTCCGGGATGATGCAGAAGGCCGCGGTTCCACCGGGCTGGGATTACAACCCTTCAACCTGGCTGCAACGCCTGCCAATAGCTATTCTCGCCGTGATTGGCATTCTGCTCGCACGTTATCTAACCGCTTATCAGCTTGGCCATACCTCGAATGCCTGGGACCCGTTCTTCGGCACCCAGCCCAACGGCACGGAAACCATCATCACTTCCGACATGTCGCGCGCCTGGCCGGTGTCCGATGCCGGGATCGGTGTGATGGCCTATATGATCGAGCTCCTCATGGCGGTGATGGGCGATGCCCGGCGCTGGCGGACCATGCCGTGGATGGTCGCCGCGTTCGGCGTGGTGGTAGTGCCCCTGGGCGTCGTGAGCATCTTCTTCATCATCGCCCAGCCGATCTTCATCGGTACTTGGTGCACGCTTTGCCTGGCTCAAGCCTTGGCTATGCTGGTGATGATGCCTTACGCGCTGGATGAACTGGTTGCCATGTGCCAGTTCCTCAAGGATGCGCGGCGCCGTGGCAAACCGTTTTGGAGAACTTTCTTCAAAGGCGATGCGATGGAAGGCGCCCGTGAGGACAATACGCCGGAGTTCGACGGCAGCCTCTCCTCGATGACTCTCAGAGGCCTTCGCGGAGTGAACCTTCCCTGGGGGCTCGCGCTGCTGTGCATTCTAGGCGTCTGGCTGATGTCAACCCGCCTGATCTTCGGCACCGACGGCGCGATGGCCAACAGTGATCACCTGATGGGCTCGCTGCTGCTCACCGTCTCGGTCCTGGCGTGCGCCGAAGTGGCACGGCCGCTGCGTTTTCTGAACCTGCCAATCGGTGCCTGGCTACTGGCATCACCCGCCTTCCTCGACGGTGCAGGGTTCGCCGCGACCGTGGGTAGTCTGATCGCCGGCGCGCTGGTGATCGGCCTGAGTCTGCCCAGAGGTCCTATTCACCATCGTTATGCCGGCTGGAATGCGTTGTTGCGGTAG
- a CDS encoding four-helix bundle copper-binding protein, producing the protein MTNSMFASCIQACSNCALVCETCASACLREDDVKMMARCIELDRDCADICRLAAILMSRESDYAKEFCALCAKICRACGEECAKHQVDHCQECAKACMKCAEECERMAA; encoded by the coding sequence ATGACAAACTCAATGTTCGCTTCCTGTATCCAAGCTTGTTCGAACTGTGCCCTTGTGTGCGAAACGTGCGCCTCTGCTTGCCTGCGTGAGGATGACGTAAAAATGATGGCACGCTGCATCGAGCTTGACCGCGACTGCGCGGACATTTGTAGGTTGGCCGCCATACTGATGAGTCGCGAAAGTGATTACGCTAAAGAATTTTGTGCCCTTTGCGCCAAGATCTGCCGTGCATGCGGAGAGGAATGCGCGAAACATCAAGTGGATCACTGCCAAGAGTGTGCCAAAGCGTGCATGAAGTGCGCTGAAGAATGCGAGCGCATGGCTGCGTAA
- a CDS encoding cytochrome c, producing the protein MKRIIISFAAFCALGLLVVAGVVFSGLISVAADDPHTGVVHAFLETARNRSIEVRSEDIAVPSLDDEDQIRAGAGNYDSMCVGCHLAPGMAETELSNGLYPAPPSLAEAGLYDDPAKTFWVIKHGIKATGMPAWGKSMADPYIWGMVAFLQKLPKLDEGAYRALVASSGGHQHGGGETPAGHGEQHGEMASGDHHQGDSGGSDHHGSSSSGGAPGQPGSGHHGGKESDDHHASDQPQTAEESTDNDRADAEGKSSANNHVHADGKQHEH; encoded by the coding sequence TCAGGACTGATTAGCGTTGCCGCGGATGATCCTCATACGGGAGTCGTGCACGCATTCCTGGAAACTGCTCGCAATCGCTCGATTGAGGTTCGCTCCGAAGACATAGCCGTGCCATCTCTCGACGATGAAGACCAAATTCGCGCCGGGGCGGGGAACTACGACTCGATGTGTGTGGGTTGTCATTTGGCGCCAGGCATGGCTGAGACCGAGCTAAGCAATGGCCTTTATCCCGCTCCACCCAGCCTGGCTGAAGCGGGGCTATACGATGACCCAGCAAAAACATTTTGGGTCATCAAGCATGGCATCAAGGCCACTGGGATGCCTGCGTGGGGTAAAAGCATGGCTGACCCGTACATCTGGGGAATGGTGGCTTTTCTGCAGAAGCTTCCTAAGTTAGATGAAGGAGCGTATCGAGCACTCGTTGCGTCTAGCGGTGGTCACCAGCATGGTGGTGGGGAGACCCCAGCTGGGCATGGTGAGCAACACGGCGAGATGGCCTCGGGCGACCACCATCAGGGCGACAGTGGCGGCTCGGATCACCACGGCTCTAGCAGCTCGGGTGGAGCACCCGGCCAACCAGGCTCCGGGCATCATGGTGGTAAAGAAAGCGATGACCATCATGCGTCAGACCAGCCACAGACGGCGGAGGAAAGCACTGACAATGACCGTGCCGATGCGGAAGGCAAATCCTCTGCAAATAACCATGTGCACGCAGACGGGAAGCAACACGAGCACTAA